A region of Myxococcus stipitatus DSM 14675 DNA encodes the following proteins:
- a CDS encoding tetratricopeptide repeat protein, whose translation MAREKDNIALSDEHNTRGIELADRGWLDEAIKEFKKAIDLDPSSAHAHDNLATVYAEKKLFREALGEYLTALKLEPESATAHYNLACFLSTHAGEMAVEEYKEAIELDPEYPDAHLNLGLTYADQGRVEEAMRELQAAIELDPQDAFPRHELAALMMDEGDYRSAITLLKEVVRLEAENFEAQLDLGICYAQKGFYAEAERAYERARALNAEDLLLNYNLSALYALWGRPKDAVQYLKAALTADRQKVMGWLSTDPMFDALKGDADFEALF comes from the coding sequence ATGGCCCGGGAAAAGGACAACATCGCGCTCTCCGACGAGCACAACACTCGTGGAATCGAGCTGGCGGATAGAGGTTGGCTGGACGAGGCCATCAAGGAGTTCAAGAAGGCCATCGACCTGGACCCGAGCTCGGCCCACGCGCACGACAACCTGGCCACCGTCTACGCGGAGAAGAAGCTCTTCCGCGAGGCGCTCGGCGAGTATCTCACCGCCTTGAAGCTGGAGCCGGAGAGCGCCACGGCGCACTACAACCTGGCCTGCTTCCTCTCCACCCACGCCGGGGAGATGGCGGTGGAGGAGTACAAGGAAGCCATCGAGTTGGATCCGGAGTATCCGGACGCGCACCTCAACCTGGGCCTCACGTACGCGGACCAGGGGCGGGTGGAGGAGGCCATGCGCGAGCTCCAGGCGGCCATCGAGCTGGACCCGCAGGACGCGTTCCCCCGGCACGAGCTGGCGGCGCTGATGATGGACGAGGGCGACTACCGCTCCGCCATCACGCTGCTCAAGGAAGTGGTGCGGCTGGAGGCGGAGAACTTCGAGGCGCAGCTGGACCTGGGCATCTGCTACGCGCAGAAGGGCTTCTACGCGGAGGCCGAGCGGGCCTATGAGCGCGCCCGCGCCCTCAACGCGGAAGACCTGCTGCTCAACTACAACCTGTCCGCGCTGTATGCCCTCTGGGGCCGACCGAAGGACGCGGTGCAGTACCTGAAGGCGGCGCTCACGGCGGACCGGCAGAAGGTGATGGGGTGGCTGTCGACGGACCCCATGTTCGACGCCCTCAAGGGCGACGCCGACTTCGAAGCGCTGTTCTGA
- a CDS encoding CapA family protein, translating into MRHAAYLLLLFSACHPRPAAVTDAPAPTPSAQAQAAPEDAGTPAAVPLPLDAGAPVRPITLLVGGDVTLGHNHQKWFDEQVAKGRSREELLAYGFKEVRALGDASDAFIVNLECPFTEGGEKLAKNFNFRARPELVGALLAGGVDVVSLANNHLMDYGAQGLVDTLVTLEAARIPYFGAGRNLAEARRPAVITVGGVRVALLGYFFLGERNIEPPEVYATETTPGVAGHFSDVDVMERMLREDILAAKHQADVVLPFFHWGREGTYVPEPYQVRLAHAAIDAGAAGVLGSHPHVLQAMELHRGAPVVYSLGNFVFGGNWNPRDKRGALWKGRFGPGGYLSSEVFPLRTDRFPELPFQPVPVTGEAAEEVFRLLVNSSATMERMLPELEPWARPAPSPSTGGRE; encoded by the coding sequence ATGCGCCACGCCGCCTACCTGCTGTTGCTGTTCTCCGCCTGTCATCCACGCCCCGCCGCGGTGACGGACGCCCCCGCCCCCACCCCCTCGGCGCAGGCCCAGGCGGCCCCGGAGGACGCTGGCACGCCCGCCGCCGTCCCCCTCCCCCTGGACGCCGGCGCGCCCGTCCGCCCCATCACCCTCCTGGTGGGCGGCGACGTGACGCTGGGCCACAACCACCAGAAGTGGTTCGACGAGCAGGTGGCCAAGGGCCGCTCCCGGGAGGAGCTGCTCGCCTACGGCTTCAAGGAGGTGCGGGCGCTGGGCGACGCCTCCGACGCCTTCATCGTCAACCTGGAGTGCCCCTTCACCGAGGGCGGCGAGAAGCTGGCCAAGAACTTCAACTTCCGCGCGAGGCCGGAGCTGGTGGGCGCCCTCCTGGCCGGCGGGGTGGACGTGGTGAGCCTGGCCAACAATCACCTCATGGACTACGGCGCCCAGGGGCTGGTGGACACCCTGGTGACGCTGGAGGCCGCGCGAATCCCCTACTTCGGGGCCGGCCGGAACCTCGCCGAGGCGCGCAGGCCCGCCGTCATCACCGTGGGCGGCGTGCGCGTGGCGCTCCTGGGATACTTCTTCCTGGGCGAGCGGAACATCGAGCCCCCGGAGGTCTACGCCACCGAGACGACGCCAGGGGTCGCCGGCCACTTCTCCGACGTGGACGTCATGGAGCGGATGCTGCGTGAGGACATCCTCGCCGCGAAGCACCAGGCCGACGTCGTGTTGCCCTTCTTCCACTGGGGCCGCGAGGGCACCTACGTCCCGGAGCCCTATCAAGTCCGGCTGGCCCATGCGGCCATCGACGCGGGCGCCGCGGGCGTGCTCGGCAGCCACCCCCACGTGCTCCAGGCGATGGAGCTGCACCGGGGGGCGCCCGTCGTCTACTCGCTGGGCAACTTCGTCTTTGGGGGGAACTGGAACCCGCGCGACAAGCGGGGAGCCCTGTGGAAGGGCCGTTTCGGTCCGGGGGGTTACCTCTCCAGTGAGGTGTTCCCGCTGCGCACGGACCGTTTTCCGGAGCTCCCCTTCCAGCCCGTGCCCGTCACCGGGGAGGCGGCCGAGGAGGTGTTTCGACTGCTGGTCAACAGCTCCGCGACGATGGAGCGTATGCTCCCCGAGCTGGAGCCGTGGGCCCGACCGGCTCCCTCCCCCTCGACTGGAGGGAGGGAGTAA
- the prfA gene encoding peptide chain release factor 1: protein MIDKLEDVERRFERLTADLSNPDVLADSARLQKVSKERAGIEKLVETFRTYRQVLADLKEVEAWLESGGPDEKSYAREALPGLKEQRDTLESQLKVLLLPKDPNDDKNVILEIRAGAGGDEAALFAEEVMQMYLRYADTRGWKSDIIDMSPGNAGGVKDATVTLSGDAVFSNLKYESGVHRVQRVPATETQGRIHTSTITVAVMPEAEEVDVKINEADIDRQAMRSTGSGGQSVNTTDSAVRLTHRPTGIVVKCQQEKSQLKNYNMALRMLRAKIYEIEQERIRSERDSTRRSQVGTGDRSEKIRTYNFPQDRLTDHRIGLTVHNLPAVMTGDIEDIITACRTFYQAEALKAQTGGGPRSQPEA, encoded by the coding sequence ATGATTGACAAACTCGAAGACGTCGAGCGCCGGTTCGAGCGACTCACCGCGGACCTGTCGAACCCCGACGTACTCGCCGACTCGGCGAGGCTCCAGAAGGTCTCCAAGGAACGCGCGGGCATCGAGAAGCTGGTGGAGACGTTCCGCACGTACCGCCAGGTGCTCGCCGACCTCAAGGAAGTGGAGGCCTGGCTGGAGAGCGGCGGCCCGGACGAGAAGAGCTACGCCCGCGAGGCCCTGCCCGGCCTGAAGGAACAGCGCGACACGCTCGAGAGTCAGCTCAAGGTCCTGCTCCTGCCCAAGGACCCCAATGACGACAAGAACGTCATCCTGGAGATTCGCGCGGGCGCGGGCGGCGACGAGGCCGCGCTGTTCGCCGAGGAGGTCATGCAGATGTACCTCCGCTACGCGGACACGCGGGGGTGGAAGTCGGACATCATCGACATGAGCCCCGGCAACGCGGGCGGGGTGAAGGACGCCACCGTCACGCTGTCGGGCGATGCCGTCTTCAGCAACCTCAAGTACGAATCCGGCGTGCACCGCGTGCAGCGCGTGCCCGCCACGGAGACGCAGGGCCGCATCCACACCTCCACCATCACCGTGGCCGTCATGCCGGAGGCGGAAGAGGTGGATGTGAAGATCAACGAGGCGGACATCGACCGCCAGGCGATGCGCTCCACGGGCTCCGGCGGACAGAGCGTCAACACGACGGACTCCGCGGTGCGCCTGACGCACCGTCCCACGGGCATCGTCGTGAAGTGCCAGCAGGAGAAGAGCCAGCTCAAGAACTACAACATGGCGCTTCGCATGCTCCGCGCGAAGATCTACGAAATCGAGCAGGAGCGCATCCGCTCCGAGCGAGACTCGACGCGCCGCTCGCAGGTGGGCACGGGCGACCGCAGCGAGAAGATCCGCACCTACAACTTCCCGCAGGACCGGCTGACGGACCACCGCATCGGCCTGACGGTCCACAACCTGCCAGCCGTGATGACGGGCGACATCGAGGACATCATCACCGCCTGCCGCACCTTCTACCAGGCCGAAGCCCTCAAGGCGCAGACGGGCGGCGGTCCCAGGTCCCAGCCGGAAGCATGA